In a single window of the Hippoglossus hippoglossus isolate fHipHip1 chromosome 7, fHipHip1.pri, whole genome shotgun sequence genome:
- the si:dkey-16n15.6 gene encoding LOW QUALITY PROTEIN: organic solute transporter subunit alpha (The sequence of the model RefSeq protein was modified relative to this genomic sequence to represent the inferred CDS: inserted 1 base in 1 codon; deleted 2 bases in 1 codon; substituted 5 bases at 5 genomic stop codons) has protein sequence MKQVFSFTSLIALYVPRSSSLCNFIASLYHSITLLKFMELITDFXXGKACMLAALSGQQVSPDPFPCCCRCCLPIVAINRYTPDKHLSNTLNLHXSVKSKIIFIFFFQGTEEAVIYQDLETVFNLNLYVKGIVCVSTFVSFYGHLLFYKATKSALHGYGLRAKFICIIMVLVLCGLQSGILETKGALEVIPCMPPFSVLTRSQLIYHYGGIVEMFCIGLYARHMPHARXHTLVCHRKVEQSMLEDVEWSLSVQQVEKAVQTXREDDAAQAXPALRGGLAWKMILHRLSASLCRIEHAFLDGFPFPQARGHHPGRPDPLEARSTEEPVVVVTHITVRADMNYQDCKDVTIV, from the exons ATGAAGCAA GTTTTCTCGTTCACCTCCCTTATAGCGCTGTATGTGCCACGTTCTTCCTCGCTGTGTAATTTCATTGCTTCACT gtatcACTCCATCACCTTGCTCAAGTTCATGGAGCTGATCACAGACT CCTGAGGGAAAGCGTGTATGTTGGCTGCTTTGTCTGGACAGCAGGTGTCTCCAGATCCTTTCccct gctgctgccgctgctgtcTGCCAATAGTGGCCATCAACAGGTACACACCAGATAAACATCTGAGCAACACACTAAACCTGCATTGATCAGTAAAGAGTaaaatcatcttcatcttcttctttcaaGGCACTGAGGAGGCAG TTATTTATCAAGACTTGG AAACAGTGTTCAACCTCAACCTGTATGTGAAAGgtatc gtgtgtgtgtcaacctTCGTGTCCTTCTATGGCCACCTGCTGTTTTACAAAGCCACTAAGAGTGCTTTACATGGCTATGGACTGAGAGCCAAGTTCATCTGTATCATCATGGTGCTGGTGCTGTGTGGGCTGCAGAGTGGCATCCTAGAGACCAAGGGTGCTCTGGAGGTCATCCCCTGCATGCCACCCTTCTCTGTCTTGACCAGGTCCCAGT TGATCTACCACTATGGAGGGATTGTGGAGATGTTCTGCATTGGCCTGTATGCCCGCCACATGCCACATGCTCGCTAACACACATTAGTCTGCCACCGTAAGGTGGAGCAGAGCATGTTGGAGGATGTGGAGTGGTCCCTCAGTGTTCAGCAGGTAGAAAAAGCTGTTCAAACATGACGTGAAGATGATGCAGCACAAGCTTAGCCTGCCCTCAGAGGAGGCTTGGCCTGGAAGATGATCCTGCACAGGCTGTCGGCCAGCCTGTGCAGGATAGAGCATGCATTTCTGGATGGTTTCCCCTTTCCTCAGGCCAGAGGTCATCATCCAGGCAGACCAGATCCACTGGAAGCCAGGTCTACAGAGGAGCCAGTTGTAGTTGTGACTCACATTACTGTCAGAGCTGATATGAACTATCAGGACTGTAAAGATGTTACAATCGTTTGA